tatgtatctttattaaatgcaatatgagtatgtttgtttggttaagccgaattgtgacatcccatcatttgatgaataattttaaatgcactctgatttttgcttataattgcggggtagatttggggtgttacattaggcaCATCTGACCTCTATACCCGAATCTAATGATATCCCGACCtgagatcaatcttcgagaacacactggctcctttcaactgatctaggaggtcatcaatctGCGGTAAGGGATATTTATTCTTTatggtaactttattcagctgacgataatcgatgcacaagcgcatacttccgtctttcttctttaccaaaagaacaggagctccccatggagaaacactgggcTGAATAAAATGCTTAGCTAGAAGTTCTTCCAACTGgctcttcaattctctgagttcaataggagacatcctataaggACTGTTGGAAACTGGGGGAGTACCAGGAACAAGATCAAttgagaattccacttccctttctggaggaagagaagtgatatcctcaggaaacACATCAGGAAATTCGCACACCACCGGAATCTCAGACAATTTCGCCCTTACAGAAGGTTCCttggaaagaactaaaagaaaagatctttcttgagaaaagagataattgACCACGCTGATcgtaccttctatcaacttggtaattgcatcgtcggaagaagtctcttcagcaggaatgaatatggccttTTCCTTGCAACCAATATACACCGAATTAAGAGATAACCAATCCATCCCCAGAATGACATCGAGTCTCTTGAGAGGTAAACAAATCAGATCGATCGgaaaatcacgaccattaaaagatACTGAACAATCGTTACAAATCAGTCGGGCTTCCACCGTGTCATCTGTCGCCGAAGAAATGATCATAGGATCGGGTAATGGAGTGACTTCCAAACCAAGTCGACAAACACACTCGGTAGAAATAAAGGAATGAGtagctccacaatcaactaaaacacataaaggtTGGTTGTTTacataacacgtacccgcaatgagaTTGTTGTTCCCTTTTGCCTTCCTTGCATCTAAGGTGTACACACGACCTGCAGTCTTCTCAGGAGCCTTCTTTCTAGGACAATGAAGAGATATGTGACACTGCTCGCCACATTCGTAACAAGTAACAGAAGTGGGTTTGCACTCCCCGGTATGTCTCTTCTTGCACTTGTGACAATAAGGAGGTTGAGCCGATTGGTCACCATATCCTTGCTTCTTCTTCGATGGAGAACTACAGGGCTTTAAGTGCAGGGTAGATCTCCCTTGGTATCTAAAATTAGTCCTGTTTTGGTTCCTCTCTTCTTGAACCCTCTTCAAGCTGTTCTCCGCAACATAGCATTGCCTCAAACATTCAGCATatgtagtgaactccctctgggacacactatgagcaatgtcggccctcaaaCCCATTAAGAATTGATCAATCTTCCATAACTCATCAGGAGCATAAACAACCTGTCGTGAGTAATCAGCCATGTCTTCAAACTTCTCAACATACTCAAAAACCGACAAGTTGCCTTGCTTGAAGTTCTGGAACTCTCTTTCTCTTTGGGTCCGAACACTGTTAGAAAAATACTTCCCCAGAAATGCCGCCTTGAAATGATGCCAGTCCTTAGGAATCTCCTGAGTAGTGAAATAGGTAGATGCGGTATTCCACCACCTAAGAGTCGGTCCTTTCATCTTTTGTGTAGCAAAGatcactttctcttcttcattacaCCGGATTTCCTGGAATATCCTCTCCATACTAGCCAACCAATCATGAGACACCATCGGGTCTAGACCACCTACAAACTCTGGAGGATCCATTCTAAAGAAAGCACGGAAATCTGGCCCTGTTGGAGCTTGTGGAACAGGAACTGGAGCAGGAGGTTGTTGTCCTTGCATACCCTgcatcatctgcatcatcatctgaTTCTGCTATTGCATCTGTTGCATTATTTGCTGCCAAGGTACGCCTACATTTCCAGCTTCTAGCTCGGGCTCCACATTCCTagttctgggccttccgggacctctgcgttgctcagccatctccatgtctgtcctacacacggaattaagttgatcaggcttaatGCCATAAGTAAGACATACGGAAACATGCCGGCTATACACATGtgaggcagaattgtactgcattatgatgtGTCTTTAGCAAAACCGAGAATCGACCTGCCcagataccaactgtaacaccccatacatatatgcctagaataatatgcataagtATTAAATATGGTTTCATAAAGACAACGAATACATAACATCGCAGCGGAAAGATAATAGTACATCATAAGTACAAttacaaaagccgaatgtatcatggccaaaatgataATACATCCAAAATAGTACAATATCCAGCAAGGTACTAAAAAGCACGAAATATGAACAAA
This DNA window, taken from Vicia villosa cultivar HV-30 ecotype Madison, WI unplaced genomic scaffold, Vvil1.0 ctg.005278F_1_1, whole genome shotgun sequence, encodes the following:
- the LOC131642564 gene encoding uncharacterized protein LOC131642564, with the translated sequence MQGMQGQQPPAPVPVPQAPTGPDFRAFFRMDPPEFVGGLDPMVSHDWLASMERIFQEIRCNEEEKVIFATQKMKGPTLRWWNTASTYFTTQEIPKDWHHFKAAFLGKYFSNSVRTQREREFQNFKQGNLSVFEYVEKFEDMADYSRQVVYAPDELWKIDQFLMGLRADIAHSVSQREFTTYAECLRQCYVAENSLKRVQEERNQNRTNFRYQGRSTLHLKPCSSPSKKKQGYGDQSAQPPYCHKCKKRHTGECKPTSVTCYECGEQCHISLHCPRKKAPEKTAGRVYTLDARKAKGNNNLIAAVFMDYMNRIFQPYLDQFVVIFIDDILVYSRSPEEHEEHLRIVLSILREKQLYAKFSKCEIWLSEISFLGHVISGGGVAVDPSKVEAVVK